Proteins from a genomic interval of Papaver somniferum cultivar HN1 chromosome 4, ASM357369v1, whole genome shotgun sequence:
- the LOC113276567 gene encoding adenylate kinase 4-like, which translates to MSNSSSSVDLENVDSVSLMTELLRRMKCSTKSDKRLILIGPPGSGKGTQSPIIKDEYCLCHLATGDMLRAAVAAKTPLGVKAKEAMDRGDLVSDDLVVGIIDEAMKKPSCQKGFILDGFPRTVVQAEKLDEMLGKQGAKIDKVLNFAIDDSILEERITGRWIHPSSGRSYHTKFAPPKVPGVDDVTGEPLIQRKDDTAEVLKSRLESFHRQTKPVIDYYGKKGAVAALHAEKSPKDVTSEVQKVLS; encoded by the exons ATGTCGAATTCTTCATCATCTGTAGACTTGGAGAATGTGGACTCTGTTAGTCTCATGACTGAGCTTCTTCGTCGTATGAAGTGTTCTACCAAATCTGACAAACGTCTTATTCTCATCG GTCCACCTGGGTCAGGGAAAGGTACTCAGTCACCTATTATTAAGGATGAGTATTGTTTGTGTCACTTAGCGACTGGGGATATGCTaagagctgctgttgctgctaagACACCTCTCGGAGTTAAGGCTAAAGAGGCTATGGACAGA GGAGATCTTGTTTCTGATGACTTAGTTGTTGGCATCATTGACGAAGCAATGAAGAAACCATCATGTCAAAAAGGGTTCATTCTTGATGGGTTCCCAAGAACAGTAGTTCAAGCAGAAAAG CTTGATGAGATGCTTGGGAAGCAGGgagctaaaattgacaaagtgctGAACTTCGCAATTGATGATTCCATCTTGGAGGAGAGAATTACTGGTCGGTGGATCCATCCTTCAAGTGGTAGGAGCTACCACACAAAATTTGCACCCCCTAAAGTTCCCGGCGTTGATGAT GTCACTGGAGAGCCTTTGATTCAGAGGAAAGATGATACTGCTGAGGTTCTCAAATCGAGGCTGGAGTCATTCCACAGGCAAACCAAGCCG GTCATTGATTACTATGGGAAAAAGGGTGCTGTTGCTGCACTCCATGCCGAGAAATCTCCAAAAGATGTGACTTCAGAGGTTCAAAAGGTGCTCTCTTGA